One part of the Fusobacterium pseudoperiodonticum genome encodes these proteins:
- the coaBC gene encoding bifunctional phosphopantothenoylcysteine decarboxylase/phosphopantothenate--cysteine ligase CoaBC, protein MKNILVGVTGGIAAFKSASIVSLLKKKGYNVKVVMTENATNIIGPLTLETLSKNRVYVDMWDKNPHYEVEHISLADWADIVLIAPATYNIIGKVANGIADDMLSTILSAVALRKPVFFALAMNVNMYENPILNENIDKLKAYGYRFIDTNEGLLACNYEAKGRMKEPEEIVDIIERYSIASKIDNFRDALKGKKLLITSGRTREDIDPIRYLSNKSSGKMGYSLAQAAVDLGAEVTLVSGPTNLSVPDGLKEFISVDSAIHMYEKVDEKFKDTDIFIACAAVADYRPKEYQDKKIKKSDLNLTIELVRNPDILFEMGKKKENQLLVGFAAETNNIIENALKKLEKKNLDLIVANNASTMGTDTNSIEIIRKDRSSTVINQKSKIELAYDILKEVILDLKKAKDEEK, encoded by the coding sequence ATGAAAAACATTTTAGTAGGAGTTACAGGAGGAATTGCTGCATTCAAATCTGCAAGTATAGTATCTCTTCTAAAGAAGAAGGGATACAATGTAAAAGTAGTCATGACAGAAAATGCCACAAACATAATAGGTCCTTTAACTCTTGAGACTCTTTCAAAAAACAGAGTCTATGTTGATATGTGGGATAAAAATCCTCACTATGAAGTTGAACACATTTCTCTTGCTGATTGGGCAGATATAGTTTTAATTGCACCTGCAACATATAATATAATTGGTAAAGTTGCTAATGGAATTGCTGATGATATGCTTTCTACTATACTATCTGCTGTTGCTTTAAGGAAACCTGTTTTCTTTGCTCTTGCAATGAATGTAAATATGTATGAAAATCCTATTCTTAATGAAAATATAGATAAATTAAAAGCTTATGGTTATAGATTTATAGATACGAATGAAGGCCTACTAGCTTGTAACTATGAAGCTAAAGGTAGAATGAAAGAACCAGAAGAAATTGTTGATATAATTGAAAGATATAGCATAGCTTCTAAGATTGATAATTTTAGAGATGCTCTAAAAGGTAAAAAACTTCTTATCACAAGTGGTAGAACAAGAGAAGATATAGATCCTATAAGATATCTTTCAAATAAATCAAGTGGGAAAATGGGGTATTCACTTGCTCAAGCTGCTGTTGATTTAGGAGCTGAAGTAACTTTGGTAAGTGGACCTACAAATCTTAGTGTTCCTGATGGACTTAAAGAATTTATTTCTGTTGATTCTGCAATTCATATGTATGAAAAGGTAGATGAAAAGTTTAAAGATACTGATATTTTTATAGCTTGTGCTGCAGTTGCAGACTACAGACCTAAAGAATATCAAGATAAAAAAATTAAAAAATCAGATTTAAATTTAACAATAGAACTAGTTAGGAATCCTGATATCCTATTTGAAATGGGAAAAAAGAAAGAAAATCAATTATTGGTTGGCTTTGCAGCAGAAACAAATAATATTATAGAGAATGCTTTAAAGAAATTAGAAAAGAAAAACCTTGATCTGATAGTTGCGAATAATGCTTCAACTATGGGAACAGATACTAATAGTATAGAAATCATAAG